A section of the Flavobacterium sp. CG_23.5 genome encodes:
- a CDS encoding S9 family peptidase: MSSNRITVLFLFLCFTVFGQQKITIDEIYNGTFRAKGMDELQSMKLTNQYSVLNFDRASKSMQIDLYDFASLKKIAVLIDTKDHKELPMIDSYTFDSSEKMILLACNTNQIFRHSFTADYYLYNIATKKLKKLFDFQVQEPTFSPDGKKIAYAKENNIYVYDLASNKITPITTDGKKNSVINGITDWVYEEEFAFVKAFDWSNDSKKLAYIRFDESQVPEFSMSKFGKDLYPTVETFKYPKAGEKNSLVSLHIYDVNASTTKEVNLGKYNDFYIARMKWTNDANVLSAQVLNRHQDNLDLLFVDGNSGTSKVVLNEKDKAYVDITDNLTFLKDNSFIWTSEKDGFNHIYLYDKNGKLKNQVTKGKWEVTNYYGFDEKTNTVFYQSVENGSINRDIYRIGLDGKNKMRLTKNIGTNGATFSPNFQYYINTFSSSSQPTTYTLNEAKMGNQVQVIENNEALAKKLKGYNLPSKEFFVLKTEKGNELNAWMIKPKDFDASKKYPVFMYQYSGPGSQQVNNDWNANDDYWFMMLAQQGYIVACVDGRGTGFKGADFKKCTQKELGKYEVEDQIAAAKVIGNYSFVDKSRIGIWGWSYGGFMASNCIMKGNDVFKMAIAVAPVTNWRFYDSIYTERYMQTPQENASGYDENSPINHVEKLKGKFLLIHGSGDDNVHVQNSMQMMEALIQANKQFDSQIYPDKNHGIYGGKTRVQLYTKMTNFIKENL; encoded by the coding sequence ATGAGTTCAAATAGAATTACGGTGTTATTTTTATTTTTGTGTTTTACTGTTTTTGGACAGCAGAAAATCACAATTGACGAAATTTACAATGGCACTTTTCGTGCTAAAGGAATGGATGAATTGCAATCTATGAAACTGACCAATCAATATTCAGTTTTGAATTTTGACCGAGCTTCCAAAAGCATGCAAATTGATTTATACGATTTTGCCAGCTTGAAAAAAATTGCTGTTTTAATTGATACCAAAGATCATAAGGAATTACCTATGATCGACAGTTACACATTTGATTCATCTGAAAAAATGATTTTGTTGGCTTGCAATACAAATCAAATTTTCCGCCATTCTTTTACGGCAGATTATTATTTGTATAACATTGCAACCAAAAAATTAAAGAAGTTATTTGATTTTCAAGTACAAGAGCCAACCTTTTCACCTGATGGGAAAAAGATAGCTTACGCCAAAGAAAACAATATATACGTTTATGATTTGGCTTCGAACAAAATCACTCCAATTACCACAGACGGAAAGAAAAATTCTGTTATCAATGGAATTACGGATTGGGTTTATGAAGAAGAATTTGCTTTTGTAAAAGCATTCGATTGGAGTAATGACAGTAAAAAACTGGCTTACATTCGTTTTGACGAAAGTCAAGTTCCAGAATTTTCTATGTCTAAGTTTGGGAAAGATTTGTATCCAACTGTTGAAACATTCAAATATCCGAAAGCAGGAGAAAAAAATTCGTTAGTTTCTTTGCATATTTATGACGTAAATGCCAGCACGACCAAAGAAGTTAATCTAGGAAAATACAATGATTTCTACATTGCCAGAATGAAATGGACAAATGATGCCAATGTTTTGTCAGCGCAAGTTTTAAATCGTCATCAAGATAATTTAGATTTATTGTTTGTCGATGGAAATTCAGGAACTTCAAAAGTGGTTTTGAATGAAAAAGACAAAGCTTATGTGGATATAACTGATAATTTGACTTTTCTGAAAGACAATAGTTTTATTTGGACTAGTGAGAAAGACGGTTTCAACCATATTTATTTATATGATAAAAATGGAAAACTGAAAAACCAGGTAACCAAAGGGAAATGGGAAGTGACTAATTATTATGGTTTTGACGAAAAAACCAATACTGTTTTTTATCAATCAGTGGAGAATGGTTCTATCAATAGAGATATTTACAGAATAGGTCTTGACGGAAAAAACAAAATGCGTTTGACTAAGAATATTGGAACAAACGGAGCTACTTTTAGTCCAAATTTCCAATACTATATCAATACGTTTTCTAGCTCATCTCAGCCAACTACATATACATTGAATGAGGCTAAAATGGGAAATCAAGTTCAGGTTATTGAAAATAATGAAGCTTTAGCCAAAAAACTGAAAGGGTATAATTTGCCTTCAAAAGAATTTTTTGTTTTAAAAACAGAAAAAGGAAATGAGCTAAACGCTTGGATGATTAAGCCAAAGGATTTCGATGCTAGTAAAAAATATCCGGTTTTTATGTATCAATATTCAGGGCCTGGATCTCAACAAGTAAATAACGATTGGAACGCAAATGATGATTATTGGTTTATGATGTTAGCGCAACAAGGTTATATTGTGGCTTGTGTTGATGGAAGAGGAACTGGTTTTAAAGGTGCCGATTTTAAAAAATGCACTCAAAAAGAATTAGGCAAATACGAGGTCGAAGATCAAATTGCTGCTGCTAAGGTGATAGGTAATTATTCATTTGTTGATAAATCAAGAATTGGAATTTGGGGTTGGAGTTATGGAGGATTTATGGCTTCGAACTGTATAATGAAAGGGAATGATGTTTTCAAAATGGCTATTGCGGTTGCTCCGGTAACGAATTGGAGATTTTATGACAGTATTTATACGGAAAGATACATGCAGACACCACAAGAAAATGCTAGTGGTTATGATGAAAATTCTCCTATAAATCATGTAGAAAAACTTAAAGGTAAGTTTCTATTGATACACGGTTCTGGAGATGACAACGTTCATGTTCAAAATTCCATGCAAATGATGGAAGCTTTGATTCAAGCAAATAAGCAATTTGATTCTCAAATCTATCCTGATAAAAACCACGGAATTTATGGCGGTAAAACAAGAGTCCAATTATACACAAAAATGACTAATTTCATCAAAGAGAATTTGTAA
- a CDS encoding hydroxymethylglutaryl-CoA reductase, degradative: MNNAVTGFSKLSKEEKINWIANQYFSTPTEAITLLKNYWNSDEKIQKLHDEFIENTITNFYIPLGVAPNFLINGKYSAIPMAIEESSVVAAASKTAKFWSTRGGFKATVINTEKIGQVHFIYSGNVSKLNLFFAQTKATFFTETESITKNMQKRGGGILDIVLNDKTDLLPNYFQLHATFETIDSMGANFINSCLEQFAKTLKEEVSTYELFTETEKDIQVVMSILSNYVPNCIVRAEVSCLIEDLKEKHIPNPLEFAEKFVQAVQIAEVEPYRAVTHNKGIMNGIDAVVLATGNDFRAVEAGIHAYASRNGKYSSLSHAKIENGIFTFWMEIPLALGTIGGLTSLHPLVKFSLEMLEKPSAKELMQVVAVAGLAQNFAALRSLTTTGIQEGHMKMHLNNIINQFEANDEERVLIRKHFKHHVVSHSAVVDYIENLRK; encoded by the coding sequence ATGAATAACGCAGTAACCGGATTTTCTAAATTATCCAAAGAAGAAAAAATAAACTGGATTGCCAACCAATACTTTTCCACTCCAACAGAAGCTATAACATTGCTGAAAAACTATTGGAATTCTGACGAAAAAATACAAAAACTACACGATGAGTTCATCGAAAACACAATAACCAATTTCTATATTCCGCTTGGAGTTGCTCCAAATTTTTTAATTAACGGAAAATACAGTGCAATTCCGATGGCTATCGAAGAGAGTTCTGTCGTGGCTGCGGCTTCAAAAACGGCCAAATTTTGGTCGACTCGTGGCGGATTTAAAGCTACTGTTATCAATACCGAAAAAATAGGTCAAGTTCACTTTATCTACAGCGGTAACGTCTCTAAACTTAACTTGTTTTTTGCTCAGACCAAAGCGACATTCTTTACCGAAACGGAAAGCATTACCAAAAATATGCAAAAACGTGGTGGTGGAATTCTGGATATTGTGCTAAATGACAAAACCGATTTGCTGCCCAATTACTTTCAACTTCATGCTACTTTTGAAACCATAGACAGCATGGGAGCCAATTTTATCAATTCCTGTTTGGAGCAATTTGCTAAAACATTAAAAGAAGAAGTTTCTACCTACGAATTATTTACAGAAACAGAAAAAGACATTCAAGTTGTCATGAGTATTCTATCTAATTATGTCCCTAATTGTATCGTTAGAGCCGAAGTCTCTTGTCTAATCGAAGACTTAAAAGAAAAACACATACCAAATCCTCTTGAATTTGCAGAGAAGTTCGTTCAAGCGGTTCAAATCGCCGAAGTCGAACCATACAGAGCTGTTACTCACAATAAAGGAATTATGAACGGAATCGATGCTGTGGTGCTTGCTACAGGAAATGATTTCCGTGCGGTCGAAGCAGGAATTCACGCCTATGCCTCTCGAAACGGAAAATATTCCAGTCTGTCACATGCGAAAATAGAGAATGGAATTTTTACATTTTGGATGGAAATCCCTTTAGCGCTGGGCACAATTGGCGGCTTAACTTCTTTACATCCTTTAGTGAAATTCTCCTTAGAAATGCTTGAGAAACCATCTGCTAAAGAACTAATGCAAGTGGTGGCCGTTGCCGGTTTAGCGCAAAATTTTGCCGCATTAAGGTCCTTAACAACAACCGGAATTCAGGAAGGACACATGAAAATGCATTTAAACAATATCATAAATCAGTTTGAAGCCAATGACGAGGAACGCGTTTTGATACGAAAACATTTTAAACACCATGTCGTTTCTCATAGCGCCGTTGTTGATTATATTGAAAACTTAAGAAAATAA
- a CDS encoding thioredoxin family protein: protein MKKILVLMMLVFGSAAMQSQELNWHTNVKEAIAIGNKQKKPLLLFFTGSDWCGWCIRLQKEVLKTPEFAKWANENVILVELDYPRRTPQTPEIKLQNNELQQAFSIQGFPTICFANGTNKDGKVNFEGLGTTGYVAGGPVAWLEVANGILKKK, encoded by the coding sequence ATGAAAAAGATACTAGTACTTATGATGTTGGTTTTTGGATCTGCTGCCATGCAATCTCAAGAATTAAATTGGCATACCAATGTTAAAGAAGCTATTGCTATTGGAAATAAACAGAAAAAACCTTTATTGCTTTTTTTTACTGGTAGTGATTGGTGTGGATGGTGCATTAGATTGCAAAAGGAAGTGTTGAAAACGCCCGAATTTGCAAAATGGGCAAATGAAAATGTGATTCTGGTAGAACTAGATTATCCAAGAAGAACGCCTCAAACTCCAGAAATTAAGCTTCAGAACAATGAATTGCAACAAGCGTTTAGCATACAAGGTTTTCCAACAATTTGTTTTGCCAATGGTACTAATAAAGACGGGAAAGTCAACTTTGAAGGATTAGGGACTACAGGTTATGTAGCTGGTGGCCCTGTCGCTTGGCTTGAAGTTGCCAATGGAATTCTTAAAAAGAAATAA
- a CDS encoding C40 family peptidase, which translates to MKHILNTFLLIVLFTACKPTSMVITSKKENLTKSEKRKNIRLIEQIVDTATENIGVKYKYGGTTKSGFDCSGLTYTIFNSYNIPLPHSSYEQSKVGVIVNRDPEHAKKGDLIFFKTNGKSQINHVGMVIEVTDDEIKFIHSSTSKGVIISSTKEPYYQRTFVQLNRIL; encoded by the coding sequence TTGAAACACATACTAAATACTTTTTTACTAATTGTACTTTTTACGGCTTGTAAACCAACCTCCATGGTAATTACTTCGAAGAAAGAAAATCTTACTAAATCCGAGAAGAGAAAAAACATCCGTTTGATTGAACAAATAGTCGATACAGCAACTGAAAATATTGGAGTAAAATACAAATACGGCGGCACCACCAAATCCGGCTTTGATTGCTCGGGACTCACTTACACTATCTTTAATTCCTACAATATACCGCTTCCGCACTCCTCGTATGAGCAATCAAAAGTGGGAGTAATTGTAAATCGAGATCCTGAACATGCTAAAAAAGGGGATTTGATATTTTTTAAAACTAACGGCAAATCACAAATCAATCATGTAGGAATGGTTATTGAAGTTACGGATGATGAAATAAAATTCATCCATTCTTCTACCTCAAAAGGAGTTATAATTTCCTCCACAAAAGAGCCTTACTATCAAAGAACATTTGTACAGTTGAATAGAATTTTATAA
- a CDS encoding peptide MFS transporter → MVETQVKTAHPKGLWVLFGTEMWERFNFYGMRAILTLFLINSLMMKEADASIIYGGFLGLCYLTPMLGGFIADRFFGNRNCILLGGLMMAVGQLLLFTSASIFGTNLSLATTLMWSALGIIIFGNGFFKPNISSMVGSLYPKQEKSKLDTAFTIFYMGINLGAFLGQLICPLIGDVKDANGIRDIHAFKWGFLAASVAMLIGTLVFYFLKNKYVVTPEGRPLGGLPSKNEASDFEEGEAQKAVFSTKSLVMAVIAFVVLFFAFRYLLGGENFIKTVIYPIIYASGLTLAGLIISDSSLTKIERDRILVIYIVAFFIIFFWAAFEQAGSSLTFIADNQTDRNFFGWNMPPSMVQIFNGLFVFSFALPFSILWDKLRASGKEPISPVKQAIGLGLIALSYFILAYNVKDLGNSGLLGIKWLILMYLIQTFAELCLSPIGLSLVGKLSPKRFASLLFGVFFLSNAAGYALAGTLGSIIPATGDKFIKAKELGIELQPILDKTVTPTAEQLQILTTNQIDASNPVFAGFEIHNLFEFFMVFVVLTGLAAVILFALTPVLKKMMHGVR, encoded by the coding sequence ATGGTAGAGACACAAGTAAAAACAGCACATCCAAAAGGACTTTGGGTATTATTTGGAACAGAAATGTGGGAACGCTTCAATTTCTACGGAATGCGGGCCATTTTAACCCTGTTCCTTATCAATTCATTAATGATGAAAGAGGCTGACGCTTCTATTATTTATGGAGGTTTCTTAGGACTTTGTTATTTGACACCCATGTTGGGAGGATTTATTGCCGATCGTTTTTTTGGAAACAGAAATTGTATTTTACTTGGAGGTTTAATGATGGCTGTTGGACAATTGTTATTGTTTACCAGTGCTAGTATTTTTGGCACAAACTTAAGTCTTGCCACTACTTTAATGTGGTCAGCTTTAGGGATTATCATTTTTGGGAATGGTTTTTTTAAACCAAATATTTCGAGCATGGTGGGTAGTTTGTATCCAAAACAAGAAAAAAGTAAGTTGGATACTGCTTTTACAATTTTCTACATGGGTATCAATTTAGGTGCTTTTCTTGGACAATTAATTTGCCCATTGATTGGAGATGTAAAAGATGCAAACGGAATTAGAGATATTCATGCTTTTAAATGGGGATTTCTTGCCGCTTCAGTTGCCATGTTAATAGGAACATTAGTGTTTTATTTCTTGAAAAATAAATATGTGGTAACGCCAGAAGGAAGACCTTTAGGAGGATTGCCATCTAAAAATGAAGCATCCGATTTTGAAGAAGGAGAAGCGCAAAAAGCGGTGTTTTCTACAAAATCTTTAGTAATGGCAGTAATTGCATTCGTTGTTTTGTTTTTTGCTTTCCGATATTTATTGGGAGGTGAAAATTTCATTAAAACTGTAATTTACCCAATTATCTATGCAAGTGGTTTAACGTTGGCAGGATTAATTATTTCGGATAGTTCTTTGACTAAAATTGAAAGAGATAGAATTTTGGTTATCTATATTGTTGCCTTTTTTATTATTTTCTTTTGGGCAGCTTTTGAACAAGCGGGATCTTCATTGACTTTTATTGCGGATAACCAAACCGACAGAAATTTCTTTGGATGGAATATGCCACCGTCGATGGTTCAGATTTTTAACGGTCTTTTTGTATTCTCTTTTGCACTTCCATTTAGTATTCTTTGGGATAAATTGAGAGCTTCTGGAAAAGAACCAATTTCGCCTGTAAAACAAGCGATTGGTTTAGGGTTAATCGCTTTGAGTTATTTTATCTTGGCTTACAATGTGAAAGATTTAGGAAATAGTGGACTTTTAGGTATCAAATGGTTAATTTTAATGTACTTGATTCAGACTTTTGCTGAATTATGTTTGTCACCAATTGGATTATCATTGGTAGGGAAATTATCTCCAAAACGTTTTGCTTCTTTATTATTCGGAGTTTTCTTTTTATCAAATGCAGCCGGATATGCGTTAGCAGGAACTTTAGGTTCAATTATTCCGGCAACTGGAGATAAATTTATTAAAGCAAAAGAGTTAGGAATTGAATTACAACCTATTTTAGATAAAACAGTTACTCCAACAGCGGAGCAATTGCAAATTTTAACTACCAATCAAATAGATGCCTCCAATCCTGTTTTTGCAGGATTTGAAATTCATAATCTTTTCGAATTTTTTATGGTGTTTGTGGTTCTTACAGGACTTGCAGCAGTAATATTATTTGCCTTAACACCAGTTTTGAAAAAAATGATGCATGGCGTTAGATAA
- a CDS encoding peptide MFS transporter, with protein sequence MAQNLTIEEIQNFKGKYPKQLWYLFFSEMWERFSFYGMRGMLVIFMVNQLKMNAVNANLQYGATQAFVYAFTFIGGMFADKILGFRKSLFWGGILMIAGSVILSIDPSQFFFIGISFTIIGTGFFKPNISTMVGRLYRDDDNRRDAGFSFFYMGVNLGALIGGYLCIAVANGSMLTSIVPEHLRWNVAFGFAAIVMVISLLTFVQTQKSLGDIGISPLLGMETSKRKVYESLTYVGSLAVIPVIILLVSNSGYTDMFMYIIGPCSLLYLLFEMRNFSSSENKKLVAALVFILFSIVFWAFFEQSGGSLSLFAESNLSKTVLGVPLDPNGVNNSANSFFVIAFAALVGLVWLWMSKRKIEPNTVVKFGLGFLFLAGGFYVFYYTKFFADANGVTSLDLFTFGWFIITFGELCLSPIGMSAMTKLSPQKVQAVMMGMWFLASAYGQYFAGLLGANIAGASENATNLEKLIVYADGYKQLAIYALIAGVLLIVISPLVKKLMQGVK encoded by the coding sequence ATGGCGCAAAATTTAACGATAGAAGAAATACAAAATTTCAAAGGCAAGTATCCTAAACAATTATGGTATTTGTTTTTTAGTGAAATGTGGGAACGTTTCAGCTTTTACGGAATGCGTGGAATGCTGGTTATTTTTATGGTAAACCAATTAAAAATGAATGCTGTTAATGCTAATTTGCAGTATGGAGCAACACAAGCATTTGTTTATGCATTTACTTTCATCGGAGGGATGTTTGCTGATAAAATTCTGGGGTTTAGAAAATCGTTGTTTTGGGGTGGGATACTGATGATTGCTGGAAGTGTTATTTTGTCTATTGATCCCAGTCAGTTCTTCTTTATTGGAATAAGTTTTACTATTATCGGAACAGGGTTTTTTAAGCCAAATATTTCTACTATGGTCGGTCGTTTGTATAGAGATGACGATAACAGGAGGGATGCAGGTTTTTCTTTTTTCTATATGGGTGTAAATCTTGGTGCTCTTATTGGAGGATATTTATGTATAGCGGTTGCCAATGGTTCCATGCTGACAAGTATAGTACCGGAACATTTAAGATGGAATGTTGCTTTTGGTTTTGCTGCGATTGTAATGGTCATAAGTTTATTGACTTTTGTCCAAACTCAAAAAAGCTTAGGAGATATAGGAATATCACCTTTACTGGGTATGGAAACCTCTAAAAGGAAAGTTTATGAATCCTTAACCTATGTGGGTTCACTTGCCGTGATTCCTGTTATAATTTTATTGGTTTCCAATTCTGGATATACGGATATGTTCATGTACATTATTGGTCCATGTTCTTTGCTATATTTACTTTTTGAAATGAGAAATTTCTCTTCTTCGGAGAATAAAAAACTAGTGGCTGCGTTAGTTTTTATATTATTTTCAATTGTTTTTTGGGCATTTTTCGAACAGAGCGGAGGTTCATTAAGTCTTTTTGCAGAAAGTAATTTGAGTAAAACAGTTCTTGGAGTTCCATTAGATCCAAATGGGGTAAACAATAGCGCTAATTCGTTTTTTGTAATTGCTTTTGCTGCTTTAGTTGGATTAGTTTGGTTATGGATGAGTAAACGAAAAATTGAACCCAATACAGTTGTTAAGTTTGGCTTAGGATTTCTATTTCTTGCGGGTGGATTTTACGTGTTTTATTACACTAAATTTTTCGCTGATGCAAATGGAGTTACTTCTTTAGACTTATTTACTTTTGGATGGTTCATCATTACGTTTGGAGAGTTATGTTTGTCTCCAATAGGAATGTCTGCGATGACTAAATTATCGCCCCAAAAAGTGCAAGCCGTAATGATGGGAATGTGGTTTCTGGCGAGTGCTTATGGACAATATTTTGCAGGATTATTAGGAGCTAATATTGCAGGAGCTTCTGAAAATGCAACGAACCTTGAAAAGTTGATCGTCTATGCCGATGGATACAAGCAATTAGCCATATATGCCTTGATTGCGGGAGTGCTTTTGATAGTTATTTCACCTTTGGTAAAAAAATTAATGCAAGGTGTAAAATAA
- a CDS encoding ComEC/Rec2 family competence protein: MKVLQFPLARITFGFVLGIIAAFYLKPNPQIVFFLLLISLFGLGISYFLAKKNFSSHLFFGIITYFLSFFIGVTTQIIHTDYFRKDNYSHFKTIFEKPHLIDVTLREKLKSSTFNDRYIAIVNHIDQSESSGRIIVNIRKDSLSHVFEIGNILQIKTVLNENSPPNNPNQFDYSKYLENKQIYAQIYADIDEINISATIEKNIWYYTSKLRSTIIQNLEKSNFHKTELNVAIALILGQQQDISPEIIRDYQYAGAVHILSVSGLHIGFILLFVTFILKPLPNTKRGSFIKLLIILASLSLFGIIAGLAPSVLRSVTMFSFVAIGNHLRKSVNIYHTLLVSIFIILLFEPSFLFDVGFQLSYIALFFIIWLQPLLSSLWLPKNKVLKYIWDILTVSFAAQIGTLPLSIYYFHQFPGLFFITNLVIIPLLSFIMVLGVLVMVLAAFGYVPFFLAKLLEWSIYYMDKIINSIASLEQFIIQNISFNYYLLICSYLLIVTVIIWLKKPNFNKLIIVIFSIIILQIAHIKNHYNIQNQKELVVFNIKKNTLITERNGNHVTLYANDSILKIARKNTVLNSYLVGNFSVLETKKRIQNTVFFNGKKILIVDSSGIYPINSKPDILLLTQSPKINLERLFQSVQPKIVVADASNYKTIQKYWKATCNKQKIPFHATGEKGFYKVD, from the coding sequence ATGAAAGTGCTACAATTTCCTTTAGCGAGAATAACATTCGGTTTTGTTCTAGGCATAATTGCTGCTTTTTATTTAAAACCAAATCCACAAATAGTATTTTTTTTACTGCTGATTTCTCTTTTTGGATTAGGAATAAGTTACTTCTTGGCAAAGAAAAATTTCAGCTCCCACTTATTTTTCGGAATAATTACCTATTTTCTTTCGTTTTTTATCGGTGTAACAACTCAAATTATTCACACCGATTATTTCCGAAAGGATAATTATTCCCATTTTAAAACCATTTTTGAAAAGCCTCATTTAATCGATGTCACGCTAAGAGAAAAATTGAAAAGCTCCACTTTTAATGATCGTTACATCGCTATTGTAAACCACATCGACCAATCCGAAAGTTCCGGCAGAATAATTGTAAACATCCGAAAAGACAGTTTAAGTCATGTCTTTGAAATAGGGAACATTTTACAAATAAAAACTGTATTAAATGAAAACAGTCCGCCAAATAACCCGAATCAATTTGATTACAGCAAATACCTCGAAAACAAGCAAATCTATGCTCAAATCTATGCGGACATTGATGAAATCAACATAAGTGCTACTATTGAAAAAAACATTTGGTATTATACTTCCAAATTAAGATCTACAATAATCCAAAACCTAGAAAAAAGCAACTTTCATAAAACAGAATTAAATGTTGCTATCGCTTTAATTCTGGGACAACAACAAGATATTTCTCCAGAAATTATCAGGGATTATCAATATGCCGGTGCCGTTCATATATTGTCGGTTTCCGGATTGCATATTGGATTTATATTACTTTTTGTAACATTTATTCTAAAACCTTTACCGAATACAAAACGAGGTTCGTTTATCAAGTTGTTAATCATTCTCGCCTCCTTATCATTATTTGGAATAATCGCAGGTTTAGCGCCATCCGTTCTGCGGTCTGTTACCATGTTTTCGTTTGTTGCCATTGGAAATCATCTGCGAAAAAGTGTCAACATTTATCATACGTTACTCGTTTCCATTTTTATTATTTTACTTTTCGAACCTTCTTTTCTATTTGATGTTGGTTTTCAGTTAAGCTACATCGCTTTGTTTTTCATAATTTGGCTACAGCCTCTTTTATCTTCGCTTTGGCTGCCAAAAAACAAAGTTTTAAAATACATTTGGGATATTCTCACAGTTTCCTTCGCGGCTCAAATAGGCACCTTGCCTTTAAGTATTTATTACTTTCATCAATTCCCGGGTCTATTCTTTATTACTAATCTAGTCATCATACCGCTACTTAGTTTTATAATGGTGTTGGGAGTGCTGGTTATGGTTTTGGCTGCTTTTGGTTATGTACCATTTTTTCTTGCCAAACTTTTAGAATGGAGTATCTATTATATGGATAAGATAATTAATTCGATTGCCTCGCTAGAGCAATTTATAATTCAAAATATTTCATTTAATTACTACCTTTTAATTTGTAGTTACCTTTTGATTGTTACCGTTATCATTTGGTTGAAAAAACCAAATTTCAATAAATTAATTATCGTTATATTTTCGATTATCATTTTACAAATAGCTCATATAAAAAATCATTATAATATTCAAAACCAAAAAGAATTGGTGGTGTTTAACATAAAAAAGAATACACTTATTACAGAGCGAAATGGTAATCATGTTACTTTATATGCCAATGATAGTATTTTAAAAATAGCTCGAAAAAACACAGTTCTCAATTCCTATTTAGTGGGCAATTTTAGTGTTTTGGAAACAAAAAAAAGAATTCAAAACACAGTCTTTTTCAATGGAAAAAAAATTCTAATAGTGGATAGTTCGGGTATTTATCCAATAAATAGTAAGCCGGACATTTTGTTGCTAACTCAGTCTCCAAAAATAAATTTAGAACGACTGTTTCAGTCCGTACAACCCAAAATAGTAGTAGCTGATGCGTCTAACTATAAAACGATACAAAAATATTGGAAAGCAACTTGTAACAAACAAAAAATCCCTTTTCACGCGACTGGTGAAAAGGGATTTTATAAAGTGGACTAA
- a CDS encoding GYDIA family GHMP kinase, giving the protein MKQTFYSNGKLLITGEYLVLDGAKAFALPTKFGQNLIVEKGSNQEIKWKSYDKDGTIWFEDTILFSDISNKTISETESVKSTLTTILQEAFFKNPDFINNSEGYHVTTQLSFPKNWGLGTSSTLINNIAQWLQIDAFELLKNSFGGSGYDIACAQNDTPILYHLEQGKPIVEKVVFNPEFLENLYFVYLNKKQNSKAAIKSYYNHRSNNLVKTIANNNQLTQAVLHANTLKKFSDALEEHEAEMSIILEMRTVKESLFPDFNGMVKSLGAWGGDFVLAVSKENPTTYFKKKGFETVIPYSEMILI; this is encoded by the coding sequence ATGAAACAAACATTCTACAGTAACGGAAAACTTTTAATAACAGGCGAATATCTTGTTTTAGATGGAGCCAAAGCGTTTGCGTTACCCACAAAATTCGGACAAAATCTGATTGTCGAAAAAGGAAGCAATCAAGAGATAAAATGGAAAAGTTATGATAAGGACGGAACTATTTGGTTTGAAGACACTATTTTATTTTCCGATATTTCGAATAAGACAATTTCAGAAACAGAATCTGTTAAAAGCACATTGACTACCATTTTGCAAGAAGCTTTTTTTAAAAATCCTGATTTCATAAATAATTCCGAAGGGTATCATGTTACCACACAACTTAGCTTTCCTAAAAATTGGGGCCTGGGAACCTCTTCTACACTAATCAACAATATCGCTCAGTGGCTGCAAATTGATGCCTTTGAGTTGCTTAAAAACAGTTTTGGAGGAAGCGGTTATGATATTGCCTGCGCTCAAAACGACACGCCTATTTTATATCATCTGGAGCAAGGCAAACCCATTGTAGAAAAAGTAGTCTTTAATCCTGAATTTCTAGAAAACTTATACTTTGTCTATCTGAATAAAAAGCAGAATAGTAAAGCAGCAATAAAATCGTACTATAATCACCGAAGCAACAATTTAGTAAAAACAATTGCCAATAACAACCAATTAACGCAAGCGGTTTTACACGCAAACACACTTAAAAAATTCTCGGATGCATTAGAAGAACACGAAGCTGAAATGAGCATTATTCTCGAAATGAGAACCGTTAAAGAATCGTTATTTCCAGATTTTAACGGTATGGTAAAAAGTCTTGGCGCTTGGGGAGGTGATTTCGTTTTGGCAGTTTCAAAAGAAAATCCGACAACCTATTTTAAGAAAAAAGGTTTTGAAACCGTTATTCCTTATAGTGAGATGATATTAATTTAA